The following DNA comes from Streptomyces sp. NBC_00690.
CACCTGCCTGCGGGGCAGTTGGACGACGGGGCGGCAGCGGGCGAGCGTCTCGATCAGTGCGTCGATGTCGATCGGCCCGTCGTCCACCTGCTGGGCCAGGGCCGCCCGGATGAGGCTGCTGGTCCAGCGGGGGACCAGCAGGGGGATGTGCGGGCGTACGGTGCGTTCGGTCGTGGGGAGCGCGAGGCGTTCGACCGGATCGGGTGCGGGGCTCGTGGTCTCGATGCGGCGGGGCTGGAGCAGCGGGAGTTCCGCCAGGGCCCTGCTCGGCTCGGGCTCCTCAACGGTGTCGGGTTCCGCAGGCTCGTCTTCGCGGTGTCGTGGCGCCCGTTCGTTGTGGTCGTCGGACGGGTGAGCGGGCTGGAGCGGGGGAGCGGGGAGGGGTTCGTCGTCGAGGGGTGTGACGGCAGTGGTGGTGAAACCCAACACCCGCAGCACCTGGACCTGTTCCTCCTCGGTCTGCGCCGTTTCGAGCGCTCGGACCGCGTCCCCGATCCAGATCTGCGGGCGCACTCTGCTCACCCCTGCTTCTGGGGTGATTTGGTCAGGGTGAGGGTGCGGATCAGTTCCCACTTCGGGCCACCGGGCCGGATGTCGAGGGCCCGGCAGGCACGCAATGCATCCAGGTACTCGGCAGTGCTGGGCAGCCGATCGCGCCGGGCGTCACGGCCCTCCCGTGCGCTCATCAACTCGATGGCCAGCGCCTCGGCCAGTCGCCGGGTCGCTGTGTCCCACTCCTGGCCCTCGTGGCGCAGATGCATTTCGGCGATCCGCAGCAGGCTCGCGCCGGTCGGCGCAGGCAGGGTGAAGGTGACGCACCGCCGGAGGAACGCCTGAGGCAGTTCCCGTTCGTCGTTGGTGGTGATCACGACCAGATGTGCGCCGACGGACGGCTCCCGACAGACGGTGGTTTCGGTCTCGGCAACGGTGAACTCCTGCGAACCGAGCGGTACGAGGAGGCTGTTGGGCACGTCCGGGTCGGCCTTGTCGATCTCGTCGATGAGGACGACGGCGTCCTTGGCCTGGCGCTCGTGGGCGAAACGATCCATGGGGTCGTGGGCCGCCGGCGCCCTGAACAGCCCACCGCGGGTGCGGGCGGACTCGGGCGCCAGCGACCACCACAGCACACCGGGCCGTACGTACTCGGCGTCCTGGAGGTGGGAGCGGTGCGCCTGGGCGTCCGCGAGCCGTCGCACGCTGTCGAAGGTCCACAGCAGATCGGTGGCCCGGGTCCGGGAGGTCACCACGTGCTCGTAGTACCGCATGCCCTCGGTGCGGGCGTAGAAGGGGGCGAGGGACGACTTGCCCGATCCGGGCTCACCGCTCAGCAGCAGCGGTCGATCGGTGGCCAGCGCGACCTTGATGGCCAGATCGAGTTCGGCAGGCATGTCGTAGAGCTGACCGTCCCGGGGATCGGGACCGTGGGGAGTGGGCGGGGCGGTCACGAGTGCTCCTCGGATGTGTCGGTGGGCCGGCTCGGGGGGATCGGTGGCGGCGTCCATCTAGTACCTGCCGTGGAGCCGGTCCGGCAGCTTCCACAGCCGTCGGGTGAGCTGCTTCGCTTCGTTTTCGTCCTGGCCTTCGAGCAGGGGCTTCAGCACGATCGGATTCTTGAAGGCGGCCTGGACGTGCGCATCGGGCAGAGCGGTGCCCGTGGCCACCACCACGACCAGCCAGGAGAACTTTCCGTGCAGCAGTTTGACCGCCTCGGCGAGGTCGGTCGTGGGCGGGTCGGGCTCCCGGATGATGAGGTAGCGGACGTCCTCGCGCAGATTGGACGGGAGGATGCGGTCCTCCTCGTCGTCCGCGTCGAAGAACTGTTTCCACACGGCGTCCTCCCAGTCGCGGAACCTGGCCGCGACCACGTCCTCCCCCGCGGGCATGGGGCCGCCCACCGACACCATCTCGTAGCCGCGGGTGGCATTGCAGGTCGCCCGGCGTATGTAGTGCTTGGCGGTGTCCGGCTGGCGGGCGTTGAGGAATACGGTCATGTCCCGCGGCTGGGTCGCCGATGCCGGCAGCACCCCTCGTGCGGCCTCTTCGCTGACCCAGGTGGTCTCCAGGGAGGCGATCAGCCGTCGGAGCGTGTCGGTCGACAGCGAAGGCGCCACTTCGTGGACCGCGTGCGACATGCGGTCCACGGGTGCGACCAGGAACTGGTGCGCCAGGAAGAGACAGCCCCCGTTGAGCTGGGGCAGATGCTTCTCCTTCAGCTTCAGCGCGGTCGCGGCCTTCACCAGACGGCCCGTGTGCTGGGCCTCGCCGAGGTACTCCGAGAGCGTGTTGAGCCAGGCTGCCATCGGGTCGTTCTCAGACGCCTGCGCGGGCAGTTCGGCGAACTGCTTGAGGACCAGTTCGGCGATGCTCCCGGCGTCCTGCGGTGCGCCGCGTGCGGTGCGCGCGAACTGGACCGGTCGCAACTCCTCCATACCGGCGTCCTTGACCGAGCCGGTGGACAGATCTCCCAGGAGCACGGGCACCACGGTCAGCCGGGCGCCCAGAGCCCTGCGCCACATCAGGATGTTGACCTCGCGGCGCACCCAGAAGGACTTCAGCGCCTTCTCGTTGATGAGGACCACGGCGGCGTGACAGCGGGCGAGCCAGTCGACGATCTCCGGACGCCACTCCTGGCCCGGCGGGATGTCCTCCTGGTCCACGAGGGGTTGGAAGCCCTTGGCGGCGAGGCCGTCCTTGATGGTCTCCAACACCGTCATCGCGAACTCGTCGCCGCGCGCACTATGGCTGATGAAGACGTCCCTCACGTCGTCGATTGTGATCCATTGTCAGCCGATTCGGCAGGGAGTCTCACAAACCGGCGTCGAACTCCGGTTTCACGACGATGATGCGCCACCGCCGCAGTTCCTCCGCAAGGGTCAGCTCCACCCGGACCGCCAGCGCCCTGAACAGGACCACCGCATCAGGGGTGGCGGGCTTGGACAGCAGGGTGCGCAGGGTGTTCTCGTGCCCCAGCAGTTCCTGACGGGTCTCCCGGTAGGAGGCGGCCAGCCGCTGGGCGGCGAACAGGTTCTGGATCGCCAACACGGCGTTGCACAGGGGCGGGAGGCCCGCGGCCAGCAGGGCGACGATCGCCGCCGTCGTCGACGGGGTGTGACCGTCCGGGCCGGCCAGCAGCAGGGCGGCGTAGCACAGGGCGACGGCGATGCCGGCGAGCACCATCGCCTTGGCCACCCGGCCGAGGGACCTCTCGGTCCGCTCGCACTTCTCGACGGACAACTCCATGAACAGGGCCTGACGCCTTATGCGGTAGTCCAGATAGGTCCGCATCCGGTCGACGACGTCGGGCGCGGGACCCTGCTGGGGGGAATTGCGGCGCCACACCTCGTCCTGCCAGTGGTGCTCGTCGCCGAGCGTCGTCCGATCGGCGAAACGGTTCAGTTCGTCGAGTTGGGCCTGTTCGGCGTTGGAGAGGACGTTCAGCCGGGCGTCGCGCACCCGCTCCGCGTCTTCGGAGGACAGCCCGAGATAGGGCCCGACCCCGGCGAGGAGCAGAAACATCTCCCGGCGGAACACCTCGCCCCGCATCCGACTGACCACCCAGGGCCTGGAAGGCTCCTGCCCCGTCCAGATGGTCCAGATCATGGCGACCAACAGCAGGCACTCGGCCAGGATGAAACCGATCGCCAAGGACTCGCCGTTGTTGAGGAACACGGTCTGCACGGTCAGGAACAGCACGGCGAGCGCCGGCAGCACCGCAAGGCGGATGCCCACGGCCCGGAAGTCGCCCTGGTGATCCACCGGATCATTTCCGGACGGCCGTCGCAGCACCCCCGCATAGTCGATCGGCGGACGGACGTCCGCTCCAGGCGTCCAGGCGTCCCGCTGCGCCCGGCTGGCTCTCCTGCGCCGTCGATGTGCCCATTCGCGTCCGATGCGATAGCCGCTGTCGATCAGTACGAGCAGCCAGAACGCCCCGGCGACCGGGGTGAGGACCAAGAAGGCGGACAACCCGGTGATCGAGGCCGCAACGACCAGCCCTGCGAAAACGACCGTACTCGCGACAACGACGACAGCCCGTGCGGCAGCCAGCATGTTCCCCCCTACAGCGGCGCGTCACTCGACGCTATCGAAGATTCCCAAGCTGCTGCTCCGGAACCCTGGACCCCCGAACGAGGCGTCCCCGTTCGCCAGCGGCTTCGGCGCACGGTCTTCGTCGGGAGGCGGGGGCCGAGGGCCGGGGGCAGGGGTCGGGGCTCGGCCGGACGGGGGAGCTCTCGCCCGTCCGGCGGCCGTGCGCGGCCGTGCGGGTGCCGGCCGTGCCGGACGGTGGTGCACTGGATCGGGTCGTATCCGGCATCAGGGCCGCACGGCGACGGCCAACGCACATCGGAGGCAACCGTGGAGCCGTTCATCGCCCTCGTCGTGGGGCTCGTCGTGGCCCGGGTCATCGGCTGGGCCGGAGTGGACGCGCTCGACAACTGGCAGAACGCCCTCAAGGTCGGCGTGGCGCTGATGTTCCTGCTCGCGGCGTTCGCCCACTTCCACCCCAAGCTGCGTCCGCAGATCGTCGAGATGGTTCCGCCGGTGTTGCCGCGACCGGAGCTGCTGGTGAACATCACCGGCGCACTGGAGATCGCCGGGGCGGTCGGCCTGCTGATCCCCGCCACCTCCACCTGGGCGGCGATCGGCCTGATCCTGCTGATGGCGGCGATGTACCCGGCCAATGTCTCCGCCGCCCGCCGAAAGGTGGCCCAGGGCGATCCGATCGGACCGCGTACGGTCTTCCAACTCGTCTACATGGGAGCTGCGGCGCTCACCCTCGTCTGAACCGCCCGTCGAGCGCGGGAGCCGTGCGCTGCGCCCGTGGCGGGATTCCCGCGCCACGCCTGTGCCCGGGGTCGCCGCCGGGCGGGGCCGGCGGGGTGCGGCTCCGGGCCGCCGAACTGTCTGGCCCTACGTTCCGTCGGAGCCCGCACCACGGGCCTGGACCAGACCGGATTCATAGGCCGCGATGACCGCCTGCGCCCGGTCGCGGACGTTCAGCTTGGCGAAGACGCTGGTGATGTGGTTCTTCACGGTCTGGACCCCGATCTGCATGCTCCGGGAGATCTCGCCGTTGTCGAGCCCCGAGGCGATCAACCGCAGCACCTCCACCTCCCGCGGGGTGAGTTCGGAGAGGTCCTTGGAGACGGTCTGCTCGGTGATGAAGGTGGCGATCAGCCGGGTCAGCATCCGGGGGGCCACGACCGCCTCGCCCATGTCGACGGTGTGCAGCGCCGAGGCCAACTCCTCCGGGGACACGTCCTTGGGCAGGAAACCCGATGCACCCGCTCGCAGGGCGCGGATGACGTACTCGTCGATGTCGAAGGTGCTCAGGGCCAGCACCCGGCACTCGGGCAGTTCGACGGTCAGCCGTTCCGTGGCGCGCACCCCGTCGAGCACGGGCATCCGGATGTCCATGAGGATCACCCGGGGGCGCAGTTCATGGGCCGCGGCGATGGCCTGTTCGCCGTCGGCGACCTCACCGACGACCTCGATGCCGGGTGCGTTGCGCAGGATCAGGGCCAGGCCGCGACGGACCAGGGGCTGGTCATCGGCTATGAGCACGGTGATCATCCCGGAACGGTCCGGAGCGGTCGGTACGGAGGACGGGTCCGGGCCGGGGCGGTCCACCTGCGGGGAGGTGGTGCCGGTGAGGGCCGGGGTGCCGTCGGCGGGGGCGGACAGTGTCATCGGACCCTCACTCCTCGATCGTCGTTGTGGTCGGTCAGCGGCACTGTCGCCGTGACCCTGAAGCCGCCCTGGTCACGCCTGCCGACGTCCAGTGAGCCCCCGTGCACGGCGACTCTCTCGCGCATTCCCAGCAGACCGTATCCGCCGCCCGTCACGCCCTGGGGGCGCTGGCCTCCGGCACCGTCGTCGGTGATCTCCAGGGTGATCCGGTCGGGCAGATAGCCGAGGTGGACATCGGCGCTGGCGGGGCCCGCGTGCTTGCGGACGTTGGTCAGTGCTTCCTGGGCTATCCGGTAGAGGGTGAGACCCACGGTCGTCGGCAGTGGCTGCGGCTCACCGGTGACGACGAGCCGCGCGGACAGACCGCTGGCCCGGGACTCGGCGATCAGGGCGTCGAGGTCGGCGACGCCCGGCTGCGGCTGCGAGGGCGCTTCCTCAAAGGTGTCGTCGCCCCGCAGCACACCGAGCATCTGTCGCATCTCGCGCAGCGCCGTACGGGCGGACGCCTCCAGGGTGACGAGTGCCTCCCTGGAGGTCTCCGGGTCCTGTTCCAGATGGGTCCTCGCCCCTCCGGACATCAGATACATGGTGGTGATGTGGTGGGCCACCACATCGTGGAGTTCCCGGGCGATACGCCGTCGCTCCTGTGCCACCGCGCGCTCGGCCAGGAGTTCCCGGTTGAGGTCCAACTGACGGCGCCACTTGCGGACCCACCACCCCAGGATGACCACGAAGAACAGTCCGAGGCACTCTCCCGCCAGATCCTGCGGGCGCATGCCGTTCCAGAGACCGCGGAAGACCTGGACCAGTTGGATCACCACGAAGGCGAGTGCCACCGTGCGTGGAGGGCAGAGCCTGGTGATCGCGTACATGGCGAGCAGGGTGGGGACGCCATTGCCGTGGGCCATGGGGGTCGCCAGGCTCGCAACGGTCTGGAGGGTCAGGATTCCCACGAGCGCGGCCAGGGGATGTTCGCGCCGGATCAAGAGGGGCAGTGCGGACAGGACGAGCAGGATCACACCTACGGGCGTGATCTGTTTCCCGTTGGCCAGGCTCGTCCCCGTGTAGTCGAGGATCTCCAGTGCGGCGACCACCAGGACCAGGACGTCCCCGCGGAGCCAGGAGAGCGCCGGGGACATCAATCCGCGTTCGCCCGCGAGTTGCCACCACCACCGAGGGTCCAGCCGAACACCGCGGGCCCGGACGGGGACCGCGGTACGGGGGTCGGGGCCCATCGGGGCGCCTCCTTCACACAGGTGGAACGGGGATACGGGAACGGCGGTGGCGGTCCGACCTGCTCGGGAGTGCATCGTCCCTCACACACTTCCGAGCAGGTCGGCACGGCCGCCGAGGGAGACCGAGGGTGTTGTGGGGCGGGCCCCCGTCGGGTGACGGTCCCCCGGAATCGTGCGGTCCATCGCATCACATCCCACCGTCGTCGCCATCCTCACCTGGGACGACACCCACCCAGGACCCTGGTCCTGGGTCCCGCGCACCCCGGACCCCGGTCCGGACCGCGGCCCCTTCCCCCGGCCGATGCCCCCGCGATGCCTTCCCTGATGGGCTGTGGAGAGTCCGAAGGGTCCGTGCAGCCAATTGCCGAGAGAAGAAAAATGATTCGCAGTCTGACATCGTTCGCGACGCGTCGTCGGTGGGTGACGATCATCATCTGGACCCTCCTGGGCGCGGCGCTGACCGTCGTAGGGCAATCCATGATGTTCAGCGCCACCGATTCGCAGGCGGGTGACTTCCTGCCCAAGGGCTACGATTCGGCTGCGGCTCTGAAAATAGCCGAGGACGAGTTCGACGCGAAACCCGACGGCAATGCGGCGACCGTTCTCGTCGCCAGGACCGACGGGAAGAAACTGACCGTCCAGGACCGCAAGGAGATCGGCGAAACCACCGCTGAACTGGGCGATCGTCGAGTCGTCGGGCCCAAGCCCGAGATGCCGCTGATGAAGGACCACTCCCAGACTCCGCGGGTGTCCGTGGGCCCCATGGCCCCTGACGGCTCCTTCCAACTGCTCTCGGTCTCCGTCACCGGAAACATGAACGACCCCGGGCTCCGGGAGATCTATCGGGAATTCCGTGACACCGCCGAGGAGGAATTCGGCGACAAGGGAATGCGCGTCGGATTCACGGGCGGCATCGCCAGCACCACGGACACCGTGGAAGCCGGCGAATTCCGCGAGAAGATCATCGGCGTTCTGACGGTGGGCCTGATCGTCCTGCTGAACGTACTGGTGTTCCGCAGTGTGCTCGCCGCGCTGCTCCCGTTGATCGCGGTGTCGTTGATCGGTGGCGTCGCCGCCGGAGCGGTGGCCGGATCGGCGGAGCTCTTCGACATCAAGCTCGATGCGTCCACACCGTCCCTCATCACCGTTGTGCTGCTGGGCATCGGCATCGACTACTTCCTCTTCCTGCTCTTCCGGTTCCGTGAGCAGTTGCGCACCCACCCGGAGCAGGACGCGGTGACGGCGGCGACCGAGACGGCGGGACGGGTGGGCAACGCCATCCTGTCCGCGGGGCTCACGATCGTCGCGGCGTTCGCCACACTGGGTGTCGCGAGCTTCGGGCAGTTCCGGGTCCTCGGCCCGGCGATCGCCATCTCCGTGCTCGTGATGCTGCTGGCGAGCCTCACCCTGATGCCCGCACTCCTGGCGGTCAGCGGACGTGCCATGTTCTGGCCCTCGAAGGCGTGGAAGAAGGAACGCCAGGGCGGCGTCAGTGCCCGCCTCGGGCTGGAGATCACCCGACGGCCCGTGCGCTACCTCCTCGGCACCCTGGCGTTGCTGGGGGTGCTGTCGGCCGGTGTGGTCGGTGTGAAGATGAGCTACGACCCGGCCGGTCTGCCCGAGACGGACGCGGTCAAGGTCGCCGCGGAGATCTCCCGCAGCCTGCCCGCGGGCGCCACCGATCCGCACACCGTCTACGTCCGCAGCGAGAGCGGCACCCTGCGGCCGGACGCACTGTCCGGTCTGACCAACTCGCTCGCCAAGGTCGAAGGAGTGGGGCAGGTGGCTTCGCCCACCCTCAACCCCGATCGCACGGCCGCCCGCATCGATGTGATCCTGGCCGTCAAGTCCGACACCCAACAGGCCCGTGACCTGGTGTCCGGCCCCGTACGATCCGCCATCGAGAAGAACACCCCCGAGAACACCGAAGCGCACATCACGGGCACAGCGGCCGTCTTCGCCGACATCGCGACCGCCGTGGAGAAGGACCTACGGCTGGTCTTTCCGATCGCAGCCGCTCTGATCGCCCTGATCCTGCTCCTGCTGCTGCGTTCGGTGCTGGCCCCGCTGGTGCTCATGATCGCGGTGGGACTGGGATTCGCGGCCACCCTCGGTGCGGGCACCTTGGCCTTCCAACACCTGCTGGACCGACCGGGCATCTCGTTCACACTGCCGTTGGTGCTGTTCCTCTTCGTCGTCGCACTCGGCACCGACTACAACATCCTCATCAGCGACCGGATCAGGGAAGAGATGGACAAGCCGGTCTCCGTGCGGCACGCCGTGGCCGAGGCCGTGCGTCACACCGCACCCGCCATCGCCACCGCGGGCCTGGTGCTCGCGGGTTCCTTCGCCAGCCTGGTCGCCAACCCGGCGACCCAGGAGGTCGGCTTCGCCACCGCCCTGGGCATCGTGTTGTCCTCGTTCGTGCTGTCGATCGTCCTGGTCCCGGCGGTGGCCGTACTGCTGGGCCGTGGACTGTGGTGGCCGCGGCGACCTGACCGCACCGCGGGGCGCCATGCCTCGGAACGCCAGGAAACCCAGCCAGCCGAGCAGGCCCACCCGTACCCGGCGCAGCAACTCCACGACGAGTACCCGGTCCGCTAACACGGCCTGGCACATCGACGACCGTCGGCCCGGATCCCCGCCCGCCTCACCAGGAGGGGAGCGGACGATCCGGGCCAGCGGTTGTCGAGAAGTCCGGCGTCAAGGAGTCCGGCGCTGCGGCGGACGAAAAGATCGTCAGCCGGGGCGGGTTCAGGCGAGCAGCTTCTCCTTCGCCTTCTGGAAGTCATCGTCGCTGATGACGCCCCGCTCCTTCAGCTCCGCCAGTCGGGCGAGGTCATTCACCCCGTTGCCTCCGCCACCACCGGAGCCGGCTGCATCGCGGACGTACGCCTTGAAGGCGGCGTCCCGGTCCTGGACTGCCTGGAGGTCGCGCTTGCCCATGGACTTGCCCCGGACGATCAAGTAGATCAGGACGCCCACATAGGGCAGCACGATGACCAGGACGACCCAGCCGGCCTTGCCCCAACCGTGCAGCTCGTGGTCGCGGAAGATGTCGCCGACGACCTTGAACAGCAGGAACAGCCACATGATCCAGAGGAAGAACCAGAGCATGGTCCAGAACAGGTTGAGAAGCGGATAGTCGTCCACGGTCGGCTCCGTTCACTTGGGACCGCGATGTGCTGCCGGGGCAACGCCCGGTGCGTCCGCAGGGGCGGTACCCCGGTCCCGGCCCCGTTGCGCTCGTGGGGTCGGCACTGCGGGGCGCATCGGACCCCGGTGCGGGGCAGCTCCGCCGATGAGCCCGGGCCACTCCGTTCCGGGAGTCGTTGGCTTCAGTCAAGGAGGGACCGGTGGCCGGCGCACCTTCATCTACGCCGTTCGGGTGTTCCTCTGCTGTCGACAGCCTGCACGGTCGAGGGTTCCGTACGGACCGCGGGCCTGGCCGGCCAGCCGCGGGCGGTGTTGCCGGCCGGACGGCCAGCACGCGATGATTTTCGTCCGCCGCGACCGGTACGTATGGGTTGTGCTCCTTCTCGCTGCTCACTCAAGTGCGCCTACCGGCGCGCAGAGGGGTGAGTCCTCAGCCGGTGTCGTTCCGGCGCAGCTCGCGGACATAGCGGCCTGGGGTCACTCCGTACTCCTTCGCGAACGCCGCCACGAAGGCCGACGGGCTGGCGTACCCGACGCGGTGGGCGACAGTGGTGACTCCTTCGACCCCCAGCAGGACCCGGGCCGTCCGCAGTCGCAGCCGGGTGCGCCAGTGGGTGTAGGGCATCTGGAACTCGCGCAGGAAGTCGCGCTGGAGGGTCTTGGCGCTGATGTGGAGCCGTGCCGCCCACTCGTCGAGCGGGGTGTCGTCGCTGGGGTCGTGCGAGAGCGCCCGGGCGACGGCCAGGGCATGACCGTGCCCAGTAGGGCCGGTGGGGCGGGAGTCCTTAGGGGTCGCCGCTGGCCGGCCGGGTCGGGTGGCGCTCGCGGTGACCTCGAAGGACGAGGGGCGCAGGGCCGTCATCAGATGCTCCCGGGCATCCAGCGCTGTGTCCTCGTCGCACCCCGGGCTGCCCATCGTCTCGATGAGCCGCGCCACCTCGCGGTCGATCTCGACCGGGCCCGTGCGCAGGTCCGCCAGTGCGTCGGGCGTCTGGCGCAGACAGATCCGGTAGACGGTCTGCCGGTCCGACGCGCGCACCTCGTGGTTCACGGCCCGTTCCGACCAGAACCCTTCCTGCGGGCCGACGAAGCGGCTGTGCCTCCCGTAGACCGTGGACAGCATTCCGTCGGGTGACCAGTAGAGCTGATGGAGGAAGTCCTGTCGGTTGGCGCCGAACTCCAGTGCTCCCGCTGAGAGATAGCGGAACACGAGGATGCCGGAGGGGCGCCCGAGCCCGTATCCGTACTCCTCACAGCGGGCCGGAGCCGTTCTGATGTGTCCTGTGGCCGACATGAACTGTCCTGTCATCGACATCGAAACGAAATCAGGTAAGGCTAGCCTAAGCAAGTCGCCCGCAGGTTCCGGGGTGGCGTACTGGCTGTGCACCCCGAAGGAACGCGCTCATGTCCTCTCGTCC
Coding sequences within:
- a CDS encoding AAA family ATPase, which gives rise to MTAPPTPHGPDPRDGQLYDMPAELDLAIKVALATDRPLLLSGEPGSGKSSLAPFYARTEGMRYYEHVVTSRTRATDLLWTFDSVRRLADAQAHRSHLQDAEYVRPGVLWWSLAPESARTRGGLFRAPAAHDPMDRFAHERQAKDAVVLIDEIDKADPDVPNSLLVPLGSQEFTVAETETTVCREPSVGAHLVVITTNDERELPQAFLRRCVTFTLPAPTGASLLRIAEMHLRHEGQEWDTATRRLAEALAIELMSAREGRDARRDRLPSTAEYLDALRACRALDIRPGGPKWELIRTLTLTKSPQKQG
- a CDS encoding toll/interleukin-1 receptor domain-containing protein yields the protein MRDVFISHSARGDEFAMTVLETIKDGLAAKGFQPLVDQEDIPPGQEWRPEIVDWLARCHAAVVLINEKALKSFWVRREVNILMWRRALGARLTVVPVLLGDLSTGSVKDAGMEELRPVQFARTARGAPQDAGSIAELVLKQFAELPAQASENDPMAAWLNTLSEYLGEAQHTGRLVKAATALKLKEKHLPQLNGGCLFLAHQFLVAPVDRMSHAVHEVAPSLSTDTLRRLIASLETTWVSEEAARGVLPASATQPRDMTVFLNARQPDTAKHYIRRATCNATRGYEMVSVGGPMPAGEDVVAARFRDWEDAVWKQFFDADDEEDRILPSNLREDVRYLIIREPDPPTTDLAEAVKLLHGKFSWLVVVVATGTALPDAHVQAAFKNPIVLKPLLEGQDENEAKQLTRRLWKLPDRLHGRY
- a CDS encoding DoxX family protein, yielding MEPFIALVVGLVVARVIGWAGVDALDNWQNALKVGVALMFLLAAFAHFHPKLRPQIVEMVPPVLPRPELLVNITGALEIAGAVGLLIPATSTWAAIGLILLMAAMYPANVSAARRKVAQGDPIGPRTVFQLVYMGAAALTLV
- a CDS encoding response regulator transcription factor, with product MITVLIADDQPLVRRGLALILRNAPGIEVVGEVADGEQAIAAAHELRPRVILMDIRMPVLDGVRATERLTVELPECRVLALSTFDIDEYVIRALRAGASGFLPKDVSPEELASALHTVDMGEAVVAPRMLTRLIATFITEQTVSKDLSELTPREVEVLRLIASGLDNGEISRSMQIGVQTVKNHITSVFAKLNVRDRAQAVIAAYESGLVQARGAGSDGT
- a CDS encoding sensor histidine kinase, which translates into the protein MGPDPRTAVPVRARGVRLDPRWWWQLAGERGLMSPALSWLRGDVLVLVVAALEILDYTGTSLANGKQITPVGVILLVLSALPLLIRREHPLAALVGILTLQTVASLATPMAHGNGVPTLLAMYAITRLCPPRTVALAFVVIQLVQVFRGLWNGMRPQDLAGECLGLFFVVILGWWVRKWRRQLDLNRELLAERAVAQERRRIARELHDVVAHHITTMYLMSGGARTHLEQDPETSREALVTLEASARTALREMRQMLGVLRGDDTFEEAPSQPQPGVADLDALIAESRASGLSARLVVTGEPQPLPTTVGLTLYRIAQEALTNVRKHAGPASADVHLGYLPDRITLEITDDGAGGQRPQGVTGGGYGLLGMRERVAVHGGSLDVGRRDQGGFRVTATVPLTDHNDDRGVRVR
- a CDS encoding MMPL family transporter → MTIIIWTLLGAALTVVGQSMMFSATDSQAGDFLPKGYDSAAALKIAEDEFDAKPDGNAATVLVARTDGKKLTVQDRKEIGETTAELGDRRVVGPKPEMPLMKDHSQTPRVSVGPMAPDGSFQLLSVSVTGNMNDPGLREIYREFRDTAEEEFGDKGMRVGFTGGIASTTDTVEAGEFREKIIGVLTVGLIVLLNVLVFRSVLAALLPLIAVSLIGGVAAGAVAGSAELFDIKLDASTPSLITVVLLGIGIDYFLFLLFRFREQLRTHPEQDAVTAATETAGRVGNAILSAGLTIVAAFATLGVASFGQFRVLGPAIAISVLVMLLASLTLMPALLAVSGRAMFWPSKAWKKERQGGVSARLGLEITRRPVRYLLGTLALLGVLSAGVVGVKMSYDPAGLPETDAVKVAAEISRSLPAGATDPHTVYVRSESGTLRPDALSGLTNSLAKVEGVGQVASPTLNPDRTAARIDVILAVKSDTQQARDLVSGPVRSAIEKNTPENTEAHITGTAAVFADIATAVEKDLRLVFPIAAALIALILLLLLRSVLAPLVLMIAVGLGFAATLGAGTLAFQHLLDRPGISFTLPLVLFLFVVALGTDYNILISDRIREEMDKPVSVRHAVAEAVRHTAPAIATAGLVLAGSFASLVANPATQEVGFATALGIVLSSFVLSIVLVPAVAVLLGRGLWWPRRPDRTAGRHASERQETQPAEQAHPYPAQQLHDEYPVR
- a CDS encoding SHOCT domain-containing protein, which codes for MDDYPLLNLFWTMLWFFLWIMWLFLLFKVVGDIFRDHELHGWGKAGWVVLVIVLPYVGVLIYLIVRGKSMGKRDLQAVQDRDAAFKAYVRDAAGSGGGGGNGVNDLARLAELKERGVISDDDFQKAKEKLLA
- a CDS encoding helix-turn-helix domain-containing protein; protein product: MSATGHIRTAPARCEEYGYGLGRPSGILVFRYLSAGALEFGANRQDFLHQLYWSPDGMLSTVYGRHSRFVGPQEGFWSERAVNHEVRASDRQTVYRICLRQTPDALADLRTGPVEIDREVARLIETMGSPGCDEDTALDAREHLMTALRPSSFEVTASATRPGRPAATPKDSRPTGPTGHGHALAVARALSHDPSDDTPLDEWAARLHISAKTLQRDFLREFQMPYTHWRTRLRLRTARVLLGVEGVTTVAHRVGYASPSAFVAAFAKEYGVTPGRYVRELRRNDTG